A single genomic interval of Anolis carolinensis isolate JA03-04 chromosome X, rAnoCar3.1.pri, whole genome shotgun sequence harbors:
- the pus1 gene encoding pseudouridylate synthase 1 homolog isoform X2 encodes MKHLSMAEEVRTVTGNQAKRLKSSSCGREEDEKEDDGKQEEKGHALKRFKASEDEAEDGAKRFPKRKIVLLVAYSGKGYHGMQRNVGNSQFKTIEDDLVLALIQSGCIPENHGEDMKKMSFQRCARTDKGVSAAGQIVSLKVWLIEDILQKINNHLPPHIRILGLKRVTGGFNSKNKCDARTYSYMLPTFAFAHKDCDFQDHTFHLNTETLATVNRLLAGYKGTHNFHNFTSQKGPKDPSAKRYIMEMYCEEPFVRQGMEFAVMKVKGQSFMMHQIRKMIGLVIAIVKGYASESIMEQSWGEEKVDVPKAPGLGLVLERVHFEKYNKRFGNDGFHEALEWAEEEEKISAFKEKYIYPTIISTEKEERSMANWLETLSYHDFNSTASRTQLDNRDTQTNDHEGSDGFGDDSD; translated from the exons ATGaag CACCTTTCAATGGCGGAAGAGGTGAGGACTGTGACGGGCAACCAGGCAAAGAGGCTGAAGAGTAGCAGCTGTGGAAGGGAGGAAGACGAGAAAGAGGACGATGGGAAGCAGGAGGAGAAGGGGCACGCATTGAAACGTTTCAAAGCCAGCGAGGATGAGGCCGAGGATGGGGCCAAGAGGTTTCCAAAGAGGAAGATTGTGCTGCTGGTTGCGTATTCAGGGAAAGGCTACCATGGGATGCAA CGGAATGTGGGTAATTCTCAGTTCAAAACAATTGAGGATGACCTGGTGTTGGCCCTCATTCAGTCAGGATGCATCCCAGAAAACCATGGAGAGGACATGAAGAAGATGTCTTTTCAGAGATGCGCCAGAACAGATAAG GGTGTTTCTGCAGCTGGCCAAATTGTCTCTTTGAAGGTCTGGTTGATAGAAGATATTTTACAGAAGATCAACAACCATCTTCCTCCTCATATAAGAATTCTTG GGCTGAAAAGGGTCACAGGAGGGTTCAACTCCAAGAACAAATGTGACGCCCGAACCTACTCCTATATGCTTCCAACCTTTGCTTTTGCGCACAAGGACTGTGATTTCCaggaccacactttccacctGAACACAGAGACTCTGGCGACTGTCAACCGCCTCCTGGCCGGCTACAAGGGAACTCATAATTTTCACAACTTCACCTCCCAAAAGGGGCCCAAAGATCCCAGTGCCAAACGTTACATCATGGAGATGTATTGCGAGGAGCCCTTTGTGCGACAAGGCATGGAATTTGCTGTGATGAAAGTGAAAGGCCAGAGTTTCATGATGCACCAGATCCGGAAGATGATTGGCCTGGTGATCGCCATTGTGAAGGGCTATGCCTCAGAATCCATAATGGAGCAGAGCTGGGGAGAGGAGAAGGTGGATGTCCCAAAGGCCCCTGGGCTGGGCCTGGTTTTGGAACGGGTTCATTTTGAAAAGTATAATAAACGTTTCGGGAACGACGGATTCCACGAGGCCCTGGAATGggcagaggaagaagagaagatttCTGCTTTCAAAGAAAAGTATATCTATCCCACTATTATAAGCACGGAGAAAGAAGAGAGGTCTATGGCAAATTGGCTGGAAACTCTGTCTTACCACGACTTCAACTCCACTGCATCTAGGACACAGCTGGACAACAGGGACACACAG aCCAACGATCATGAAGGCAGTGATGGATTTGGAGACGACTCGGACTGA
- the pus1 gene encoding pseudouridylate synthase 1 homolog isoform X1: protein MPLFRLGLRLAADSLRRSLGRVGNYHKEAHMKHLSMAEEVRTVTGNQAKRLKSSSCGREEDEKEDDGKQEEKGHALKRFKASEDEAEDGAKRFPKRKIVLLVAYSGKGYHGMQRNVGNSQFKTIEDDLVLALIQSGCIPENHGEDMKKMSFQRCARTDKGVSAAGQIVSLKVWLIEDILQKINNHLPPHIRILGLKRVTGGFNSKNKCDARTYSYMLPTFAFAHKDCDFQDHTFHLNTETLATVNRLLAGYKGTHNFHNFTSQKGPKDPSAKRYIMEMYCEEPFVRQGMEFAVMKVKGQSFMMHQIRKMIGLVIAIVKGYASESIMEQSWGEEKVDVPKAPGLGLVLERVHFEKYNKRFGNDGFHEALEWAEEEEKISAFKEKYIYPTIISTEKEERSMANWLETLSYHDFNSTASRTQLDNRDTQTNDHEGSDGFGDDSD from the exons ATGCCTCTCTTCCGCCTGGGGCTGAGGCTGGCTGCTGACTCCCTGCGAAGAAGCCTCGGCCGCGTAG GTAATTATCACAAGGAAGCACACATGaag CACCTTTCAATGGCGGAAGAGGTGAGGACTGTGACGGGCAACCAGGCAAAGAGGCTGAAGAGTAGCAGCTGTGGAAGGGAGGAAGACGAGAAAGAGGACGATGGGAAGCAGGAGGAGAAGGGGCACGCATTGAAACGTTTCAAAGCCAGCGAGGATGAGGCCGAGGATGGGGCCAAGAGGTTTCCAAAGAGGAAGATTGTGCTGCTGGTTGCGTATTCAGGGAAAGGCTACCATGGGATGCAA CGGAATGTGGGTAATTCTCAGTTCAAAACAATTGAGGATGACCTGGTGTTGGCCCTCATTCAGTCAGGATGCATCCCAGAAAACCATGGAGAGGACATGAAGAAGATGTCTTTTCAGAGATGCGCCAGAACAGATAAG GGTGTTTCTGCAGCTGGCCAAATTGTCTCTTTGAAGGTCTGGTTGATAGAAGATATTTTACAGAAGATCAACAACCATCTTCCTCCTCATATAAGAATTCTTG GGCTGAAAAGGGTCACAGGAGGGTTCAACTCCAAGAACAAATGTGACGCCCGAACCTACTCCTATATGCTTCCAACCTTTGCTTTTGCGCACAAGGACTGTGATTTCCaggaccacactttccacctGAACACAGAGACTCTGGCGACTGTCAACCGCCTCCTGGCCGGCTACAAGGGAACTCATAATTTTCACAACTTCACCTCCCAAAAGGGGCCCAAAGATCCCAGTGCCAAACGTTACATCATGGAGATGTATTGCGAGGAGCCCTTTGTGCGACAAGGCATGGAATTTGCTGTGATGAAAGTGAAAGGCCAGAGTTTCATGATGCACCAGATCCGGAAGATGATTGGCCTGGTGATCGCCATTGTGAAGGGCTATGCCTCAGAATCCATAATGGAGCAGAGCTGGGGAGAGGAGAAGGTGGATGTCCCAAAGGCCCCTGGGCTGGGCCTGGTTTTGGAACGGGTTCATTTTGAAAAGTATAATAAACGTTTCGGGAACGACGGATTCCACGAGGCCCTGGAATGggcagaggaagaagagaagatttCTGCTTTCAAAGAAAAGTATATCTATCCCACTATTATAAGCACGGAGAAAGAAGAGAGGTCTATGGCAAATTGGCTGGAAACTCTGTCTTACCACGACTTCAACTCCACTGCATCTAGGACACAGCTGGACAACAGGGACACACAG aCCAACGATCATGAAGGCAGTGATGGATTTGGAGACGACTCGGACTGA